From one Mya arenaria isolate MELC-2E11 chromosome 4, ASM2691426v1 genomic stretch:
- the LOC128232272 gene encoding lactosylceramide 1,3-N-acetyl-beta-D-glucosaminyltransferase-like isoform X2, with amino-acid sequence MAAVALITNISRRVMSVIRTSKKIIAVVILLAIIAIAMMLQYVDQVRIRHFTVNRTTRRPSSLADDIWATMRAFTPSPDDMRAIAPNPDLIAKINASSDVQYPVTINGSYLIENPALCSSVPDLSVLIIVHTAPDHFELRSAMRRTWANDTYYKSLGKVRTLFLLGTVHNTKVQIELEREFKEHQDLLQGDFVDAYRNLTHKGVLGYRWVSERCRNAKYILKVDDDIVVDMYRLFTKVLPKYTNKTKQILCNHIFPGTMLIIREKKSKWYVNENHFKGHKFYPEYCSGFLVLFSNDVIPAIFKSASVTPFFWVDDVYLYGLAPKHVPGIEYNGLEQKDHMLDSNNALKCYRNETMNNQHKCDYLVTGSRKMQVSVEIWSEMTKQYEKEKLEKIKEAVTSTINYNTTGNSE; translated from the coding sequence ATGGCTGCGGTGGCTTTGATTACAAATATTTCACGACGAGTAATGTCGGTGATTCGCACATCTAAGAAAATCATCGCCGTTGTCATACTCCTGGCCATTATTGCCATCGCTATGATGTTGCAATACGTCGACCAGGTTCGCATTAGGCATTTCACGGTTAATCGGACGACTAGGCGACCATCTAGCCTTGCTGACGACATTTGGGCAACCATGAGGGCCTTCACACCATCCCCCGACGACATGAGGGCCATAGCACCCAACCCGGATCTGATCGCCAAAATCAACGCATCATCGGATGTCCAATATCCTGTGACTATAAACGGATCGTATCTGATTGAGAATCCAGCCTTATGTTCATCTGTGCCTGATTTGTCCGTGTTAATCATTGTTCATACCGCTCCAGACCATTTTGAATTGCGCAGTGCAATGAGACGAACTTGGGCGAATGATACCTATTATAAATCCCTAGGAAAGGTTAGAACATTGTTCCTTCTTGGTACAGTCCATAACACAAAGGTACAGATAGAGTTGGAAAGGGAATTCAAAGAACATCAAGACCTTTTGCAAGGAGATTTCGTCGATGCTTACAGGAACCTTACACATAAAGGTGTTCTAGGATACCGCTGGGTTTCCGAGCGGTGCCGGAACGCGAAATATATCCTGAAAGTTGACGATGATATCGTTGTTGATATGTATAGACTATTTACTAAAGTTCTtccaaaatatacaaacaaaacgaAACAAATCCTATGCAATCATATTTTCCCAGGAACTATGCTTATCATCCGGGAAAAAAAAAGCAAGTGGTATGTGAATGAAAACCATTTTAAGGGACATAAATTTTATCCAGAGTATTGCAGCGGGTTTCTAGTCCTCTTTTCTAATGACGTGATACCGGCAATATTCAAATCCGCATCGGTGACGCCATTTTTCTGGGTGGATGACGTGTATTTGTACGGCCTTGCGCCAAAGCATGTACCAGGTATTGAATACAACGGTTTGGAGCAAAAGGACCACATGCTGGACAGCAACAATGCTTTAAAGTGTTATAGAAACGAAACAATGAATAACCAGCATAAATGTGATTACCTTGTTACTGGGTCTCGAAAAATGCAAGTTTCAGTGGAAATATGGTCGGAAATGACTAAACAGTACGAAAAAGAGAAATTAGAGAAAATAAAAGAAGCTGTCACTTCGACTATCAATTATAATACGACGGGGAATTCTGAATAA
- the LOC128232499 gene encoding lactosylceramide 1,3-N-acetyl-beta-D-glucosaminyltransferase-like: protein MAAVALITNISRRVMSVIRTSKKIIAVVILLAIIAIAMMLQYVDQVHIRHFTVNRTTRRPSSLADDIWATMRAFTPSPDDMRAIAPNPDLIAKINASSDVQYPVTINGSYLIENPALCSSVPDLSVLIIVHTAPDHFELRSAMRRTWANDTYYKFLGKVRTLFLLGTVHNTKVQTRLEREFKEHQDLLQGDFVDAYRNLTHKGVLGYRWVSERCRNAKYILKVDDDIVVDMYRLFTKVLPKYTNKTKQILCNHIFPGTMLIIREKKSKWYVNENHFKGHKFYPEYCSGFLVLFSNDVIPAIFKSASVTPFFWVDDVYLYGLAPKHVPGIEYNGLEQKDHMLDSNKALKCYRNETMNNQHKCDYLVTDSRKMQVSVEIWSEMTKQYEKEKLEKIKEAVTSTINYNTTGNSE, encoded by the coding sequence ATGGCTGCGGTGGCATTGATTACAAATATTTCACGACGAGTAATGTCGGTGATTCGCACATCTAAGAAAATCATCGCCGTTGTCATACTCCTGGCCATTATTGCTATCGCTATGATGTTGCAATACGTCGACCAGGTTCACATTAGGCATTTCACGGTTAATCGGACGACTAGGCGACCATCTAGCCTTGCTGACGACATTTGGGCAACCATGAGGGCCTTCACACCATCCCCCGATGACATGAGGGCCATAGCACCCAACCCGGATCTGATCGCCAAAATCAACGCATCATCGGATGTCCAATATCCTGTGACTATAAACGGATCGTATCTGATTGAGAATCCAGCCTTATGTTCATCTGTGCCTGATTTGTCCGTGTTAATCATTGTTCATACCGCTCCAGACCATTTTGAATTGCGCAGTGCAATGAGACGAACTTGGGCAAATGATACCTATTATAAATTCCTAGGAAAGGTTAGAACATTGTTCCTTCTTGGTACAGTCCATAACACAAAGGTACAGACACGGTTGGAAAGGGAATTCAAAGAACATCAAGACCTTTTGCAAGGAGATTTCGTCGATGCTTACAGGAACCTTACACATAAAGGTGTTCTAGGATACCGCTGGGTTTCCGAGCGGTGCCGGAACGCGAAATATATCCTGAAAGTTGACGATGATATCGTCGTTGATATGTATAGACTATTTACTAAAGTTCTtccaaaatatacaaacaaaacgaAACAAATCCTATGCAATCATATTTTCCCAGGAACTATGCTTATCATCCGGGAAAAGAAAAGCAAGTGGTATGTGAATGAAAACCATTTTAAGGGGCATAAATTTTATCCAGAGTATTGCAGCGGGTTTCTAGTCCTCTTTTCTAATGACGTGATACCGGCAATATTCAAATCCGCATCGGTGACGCCATTTTTCTGGGTGGATGACGTGTATTTGTACGGCCTTGCGCCAAAGCATGTACCAGGTATTGAATACAACGGTTTGGAGCAAAAGGACCACATGCTGGACAGCAACAAAGCTTTAAAGTGTTATAGAAACGAAACAATGAATAACCAGCATAAATGTGATTACCTTGTTACTGATTCTCGAAAAATGCAAGTTTCAGTGGAAATATGGTCGGAAATGACTAAACAGTACGAAAAAGAGAAATTAGAGAAAATAAAAGAAGCTGTCACTTCGACTATCAATTATAATACGACGGGGAATTCTGAATAA
- the LOC128232272 gene encoding lactosylceramide 1,3-N-acetyl-beta-D-glucosaminyltransferase-like isoform X1: MAAVALITNISRRVMSVIRTSKKIIAVVILLAIIAIAMMLQYVDQVHIRHFTVNRTTRRPSSLADDIWATMRAFTPSPDDMRAIAPNPDLIAKINASSDVQYPVTINGSYLIENPALCSSVPDLSVLIIVHTAPDHFELRSAMRRTWANDTYYKSLGKVRTLFLLGTVHNTKVQTELEREFKEHQDLLQGDFVDAYRNLTHKGVLGYRWVSERCRNAKYILKVDDDIVVDMYRLFTKVLPKYTNKTKQILCNHIFPGTMLIIREKKSKWYVNENHFKGHKFYPEYCSGFLVLFSNDVIPAIFKSASVTPFFWVDDVYLYGLAPKHVPGIEYNGLEQKDHMLDSNKALKCYRNETMNNQHKCDYLVTGSRKMQVSVEIWSEMTKQYEKEKLEKIKEAVTTTINYNTTGNSE, from the coding sequence ATGGCTGCGGTGGCATTGATTACAAATATTTCACGACGAGTAATGTCGGTGATTCGCACATCTAAGAAAATCATCGCCGTTGTCATACTCCTGGCCATTATTGCTATCGCTATGATGTTGCAATACGTCGACCAGGTTCACATTAGGCATTTCACGGTTAATCGAACGACTAGGCGACCATCTAGCCTTGCTGACGACATTTGGGCAACCATGAGGGCCTTCACACCATCCCCCGACGACATGAGGGCCATAGCACCCAACCCGGATCTGATCGCCAAAATCAACGCATCATCGGATGTCCAATATCCTGTGACTATAAACGGATCGTATCTGATTGAGAATCCAGCCTTATGTTCATCTGTGCCTGATTTGTCCGTGTTAATCATTGTTCATACCGCTCCAGACCATTTTGAATTGCGCAGTGCAATGAGACGAACTTGGGCGAATGATACCTATTATAAATCCCTAGGAAAGGTTAGAACATTGTTCCTTCTTGGTACAGTCCATAACACAAAGGTACAGACAGAGCTGGAAAGGGAATTTAAAGAACATCAAGACCTTTTGCAAGGAGATTTCGTCGATGCTTACAGGAACCTTACACATAAAGGTGTTCTAGGATACCGCTGGGTTTCCGAGCGGTGCCGGAACGCGAAATATATCCTGAAAGTTGACGATGATATCGTCGTTGATATGTATAGACTATTTACTAAAGTTCTtccaaaatatacaaacaaaacgaAACAAATCCTATGCAATCATATTTTCCCAGGAACTATGCTTATCATCCGGGAAAAGAAAAGCAAGTGGTATGTGAATGAAAACCATTTTAAGGGACATAAATTTTATCCAGAGTATTGCAGCGGGTTTCTAGTCCTCTTTTCTAATGACGTGATACCGGCAATATTCAAATCCGCATCGGTGACGCCATTTTTCTGGGTGGATGACGTGTATTTGTACGGCCTTGCGCCAAAGCATGTACCAGGTATTGAATACAACGGTTTGGAGCAAAAGGACCACATGCTGGACAGCAACAAAGCTTTAAAGTGTTATAGAAACGAAACAATGAATAACCAGCATAAATGTGATTACCTTGTTACTGGTTCTCGAAAAATGCAAGTTTCAGTGGAAATATGGTCGGAAATGACTAAACAGTACGAAAAAGAGAAATTAGAGAAAATAAAAGAAGCTGTCACTACGACTATCAATTATAATACGACGGGGAATTCTGAATAA